A part of Palaemon carinicauda isolate YSFRI2023 chromosome 8, ASM3689809v2, whole genome shotgun sequence genomic DNA contains:
- the LOC137645687 gene encoding crustacyanin-A2 subunit-like — protein sequence MKSLWITITLTLFSIIHVQSSPDQGTPSFLETGKCASFSLVDDFQIERYLGRWYYAWSVPSTYVKAHTCAVDIVTMTGKKMKVVTKGFTPGGSRARTQAKLNYVVPKSTKKPYMQLEATSIPAVPYVILATDYTSYSCIYSCYNIIGLKAEFYWIYSRTPEIAPEAQQKCFTLFESGGLDLSRMVTHKHGRCNIQGYFGNETDVNNVISKDNVQHKRRVHETYSDDEDVMEEGSGNFPDRSSSNLEASHHHHHGKKGRMSTALEEAILVEEDLERESKNIRKHVTGHQYNSSSSSLTSKALFVSFVVLIINFLSK from the exons ATGAAGTCACTTTGGATAACGATCACGCTGACATTATTCAGCATTATACACGTTCAATCTTCACCTGACCAGGGCACTCCATCCTTCCTGGAAACTGGAAAATGTGCTTCTTTTTCCCTGGTAGATGATTTTCAAATTGAGCGG TATCTTGGACGTTGGTATTACGCGTGGAGTGTACCCAGCACATACGTAAAAGCCCATACGTGTGCCGTCGATATCGTAACGATGAcag gaaAAAAGATGAAAGTCGTAACCAAAGGATTCACACCTGGAGGCAGCCGTGCAAGAACGCAAGCAAAGCTGAACTATGTCGTACCGAAGAGTACAAAAAAGCCATACATGCAACTGGAAGCTACTTCGA TTCCTGCGGTTCCTTATGTCATTTTGGCCACTGACTACACAAGTTATTCCTGCATCTATTCTTGTTACAATATCATAGGCCTAAAGGCTGAGTTCTATTGGATTTACTCAAGAACCCCAGAAATAGCACCAGAAGCCCAACAGAAATGCTTCACCTTGTTTGAGTCCGGTGGACTAGATCTTTCAAGAATGGTCACACACAAACATGGGAGATGCAATATTCAAGGATACTTTGGAAATGAAACTGATGTTAACAACGTTATAAGCAAGGACAATGTTCAGCATAAGAGAAGAGTTCACGAGACCTACTCTGATGACGAAGATGTCATGGAAGAAGGTTCAGGAAACTTTCCTGATCGGTCATCGAGCAATCTAGAGGCATCCCATCATCACCATCATGGCAAGAAGGGAAGAATGTCCACTGCTCTAGAGGAGGCTATACTTGTAGAAGAAG attTAGAGAGGGAATCTAAGAACATTCGGAAACATGTCACTGGACACCAATACAATTCGTCATCCTCCTCGTTAACCTCCAAGgcattgtttgtttcatttgtagTGCTGATTATTAATTTTTTGTCCAAATAA